A single region of the Massilia sp. erpn genome encodes:
- the mog gene encoding molybdopterin adenylyltransferase, whose product MSDAVLVIGLVSISDRASGGVYADQGIPALQDWLASALTTPFRVETRLIPDERSQIEATLVELVDTARCHLVLTTGGTGPARRDVTPEATLAVGTKEMPGFGEQMRQISLHFVPTAILSRQLAVIRETADHAALIMNLPGQPKAIKETLEGLKDAAGKQLVGGIFAAVPYCVDLIGGPYMETNAAVSTTFRPKSAIRPPKE is encoded by the coding sequence ATGAGTGATGCCGTGCTGGTGATCGGCCTGGTCTCCATCTCCGACCGCGCCAGCGGCGGCGTGTATGCGGACCAGGGCATCCCGGCGCTGCAGGACTGGCTGGCCAGCGCGCTGACGACGCCCTTTCGCGTCGAAACGCGCCTGATCCCCGACGAGCGCAGCCAGATCGAAGCGACCCTGGTGGAGCTGGTCGACACGGCGCGCTGCCACCTGGTGCTGACCACGGGCGGCACCGGCCCGGCGCGGCGCGACGTCACGCCGGAAGCCACGCTGGCCGTGGGCACCAAGGAAATGCCGGGCTTCGGCGAACAGATGCGCCAGATCAGCCTGCACTTCGTGCCCACCGCCATCCTGTCGCGCCAGCTGGCCGTGATCCGCGAGACGGCCGACCACGCCGCCCTGATCATGAACCTGCCGGGCCAGCCCAAAGCCATCAAGGAAACCCTGGAAGGCTTGAAAGACGCCGCCGGTAAGCAGCTGGTGGGCGGCATCTTCGCCGCCGTGCCGTATTGCGTCGACCTGATCGGCGGCCCGTATATGGAAACCAATGCCGCCGTGAGCACAACCTTCCGCCCCAAATCGGCCATCCGCCCACCCAAGGAATAA
- the yjgA gene encoding ribosome biogenesis factor YjgA: MPNANRGAIGFQSSEFQEQYERPSKTELKRQSDALQDLGRELVEQPRDRVKRVPMPDDVRDAILECQNIKNHEGRRRQMQFVGKKMRSLTEEEVAAIQRTIEGWKGASKADTAALHALERRREKLLADDNALTTLLGEHAELDAQHLRTLIRNARKEQAENKPPKAYREIFQILKDLDAKAKTAAAPAEDDSESEDDDE; the protein is encoded by the coding sequence ATGCCAAATGCAAACCGTGGCGCCATCGGCTTCCAATCCTCCGAATTCCAGGAACAATACGAGCGCCCTTCCAAAACCGAACTCAAACGCCAATCCGACGCCCTGCAAGACCTGGGCCGGGAACTGGTCGAACAGCCGCGCGACCGCGTCAAGCGGGTGCCGATGCCGGATGACGTGCGGGATGCCATTTTGGAATGCCAAAACATCAAGAACCATGAAGGGCGCCGCCGCCAGATGCAATTCGTCGGCAAGAAGATGCGCAGCCTGACGGAAGAGGAAGTGGCCGCCATCCAGCGCACCATCGAGGGCTGGAAAGGCGCCTCCAAGGCCGATACGGCCGCCCTGCACGCGCTCGAGCGCCGCCGCGAAAAGCTGCTGGCCGACGACAACGCCCTGACCACGCTGCTGGGCGAGCATGCCGAACTCGACGCCCAGCACCTGCGCACCCTGATCCGCAATGCGCGCAAGGAGCAGGCCGAGAACAAGCCGCCCAAGGCTTACCGCGAAATCTTCCAGATCCTGAAAGACCTGGACGCCAAGGCCAAGACCGCCGCCGCGCCGGCCGAGGACGACAGCGAGTCCGAGGACGACGATGAGTGA
- the pmbA gene encoding metalloprotease PmbA, producing MSDSVFTHSQDQLKQLARDVLAYAREKGGSDAAVEISEGSGLSVSVRKSAIETIEQNKDKGMGVTVFIGKKRGNASTSDFSPAALRATVDAAYNIARFTAEDDCAGLADEDMLELAPRDLKLFYPWTISTEEAVALAQRAEAAAFAVDARVSNSEGAGVHVQQSHFVAANSRGFIGGYPYSRHTLSVAPIAGKGKHMQRDDWYSSVRDARKMATPEAIGRYAAERALARLHARKMSTRTCPVLFEAPLAAGLLGAFVQATSGGALYRKSTFLLDSLGQSIFPAHVQIKEDPHVLGAVGSAPFDEEGVRTVKRDVVKDGVLQGYFLSTYSARKLGMQTTGNAGGSHNLALTSSLTKKGDDFAAMLRKLGTGLLVTELMGQGTNYVTGDYSRGASGYWVENGVIQYPVEEITIAGNMKEMFQQIVGIGSDVLVRGTKQTGSILIEKMVVAGN from the coding sequence ATGAGCGACTCCGTCTTTACCCATAGCCAGGACCAGTTGAAACAGCTTGCCCGCGACGTGTTAGCGTATGCGCGCGAGAAGGGCGGCAGCGATGCCGCAGTCGAAATCAGCGAAGGCAGCGGCTTGTCGGTCTCGGTGCGCAAGAGCGCCATCGAAACGATCGAGCAAAATAAAGACAAGGGCATGGGCGTAACGGTCTTCATCGGCAAGAAGCGCGGCAATGCCAGCACCTCCGATTTTTCGCCCGCCGCGCTGCGCGCCACGGTCGACGCGGCCTATAACATCGCGCGTTTCACCGCCGAGGACGACTGCGCCGGCCTGGCCGACGAAGACATGCTGGAACTGGCGCCGCGCGACTTGAAGCTGTTCTATCCCTGGACCATCAGCACCGAAGAGGCTGTGGCCCTGGCCCAGCGCGCCGAGGCGGCCGCCTTTGCCGTCGATGCGCGCGTGAGCAATAGCGAAGGGGCCGGCGTGCACGTGCAGCAGTCGCATTTCGTGGCCGCCAATTCGCGCGGTTTCATCGGCGGCTATCCATATTCGCGCCACACGCTGTCGGTGGCGCCGATCGCCGGCAAGGGCAAGCATATGCAGCGCGACGACTGGTACAGCTCGGTGCGCGATGCGCGCAAGATGGCCACGCCGGAAGCGATCGGCCGCTACGCCGCCGAACGCGCGCTGGCGCGCCTGCATGCGCGCAAGATGAGCACGCGCACCTGCCCGGTGCTGTTCGAGGCGCCGTTGGCCGCCGGCCTGCTGGGCGCCTTCGTGCAAGCCACCTCGGGCGGCGCGCTGTACCGCAAATCGACCTTCCTGCTCGACAGCCTGGGCCAGTCCATCTTCCCCGCCCATGTGCAGATCAAGGAAGATCCGCATGTGTTGGGCGCCGTCGGTTCCGCCCCCTTCGATGAAGAAGGCGTGCGCACCGTCAAGCGCGATGTGGTCAAGGATGGCGTGCTGCAGGGCTATTTCCTGTCCACCTATTCGGCGCGCAAGCTGGGCATGCAAACCACGGGCAATGCGGGCGGTTCGCACAATCTGGCGCTGACCTCGAGCCTGACCAAGAAGGGCGACGATTTCGCCGCCATGCTGCGCAAGCTCGGCACCGGCCTGCTGGTGACCGAGCTGATGGGCCAGGGCACCAATTACGTGACCGGCGATTATTCGCGCGGCGCTTCCGGCTATTGGGTGGAGAACGGCGTGATCCAGTATCCGGTGGAGGAAATCACCATCGCCGGCAATATGAAGGAAATGTTCCAGCAGATCGTCGGCATTGGCAGCGATGTGCTGGTGCGCGGCACCAAGCAGACCGGCTCCATCCTGATCGAGAAGATGGTTGTGGCAGGTAATTGA
- a CDS encoding TRAP transporter substrate-binding protein — translation MERRSFLKKAAAGAGAGVVAAPALAQGQPSINWRLASSFPKSLDTIFGAADIFTKRVSQLTGGKFNIRSFAAGEIVPGLQVMDAVQAGTVEIGHSASYYYFGKDSTFAFDCAVPFGLTSRQHTAWYDQGGGRELTRAFFKDYGILNFLGGNSGTQMGGWFRKEVKTVADLKGTKMRVGGFAGKVLERLGLVPQQLAGGDIYPALEKGTIDAAEWVGPYDDEKLGFYKVAPFYYAPGWWEAGASFSFYVNIKEWEKLPKEYQAALEVATYEAHVVMQAEYDAKNPAALARLLKNGVKLRNFPKDTMDACYKAATDVMNEEAAKNAKFAKIYEPWKRFRQDQNQWASVAEATMQNYLISAGRGGK, via the coding sequence ATGGAACGTCGTTCTTTCCTGAAAAAAGCCGCGGCGGGCGCGGGCGCCGGCGTGGTCGCCGCGCCGGCCCTGGCCCAGGGCCAGCCCAGCATCAACTGGCGCCTGGCCTCGAGTTTCCCCAAATCGCTCGACACCATCTTCGGCGCCGCCGACATCTTCACCAAGCGCGTCTCCCAGCTCACCGGCGGCAAATTCAATATCCGCTCCTTTGCCGCGGGCGAGATCGTGCCGGGCTTGCAGGTGATGGATGCGGTGCAGGCCGGCACGGTGGAGATCGGCCATAGCGCCTCCTACTACTACTTCGGCAAGGATTCCACCTTCGCCTTCGACTGCGCCGTACCGTTCGGCCTGACCTCGCGCCAGCACACGGCCTGGTACGACCAGGGCGGCGGGCGCGAACTGACGCGCGCCTTCTTCAAGGATTACGGCATTTTGAATTTCCTGGGCGGCAATTCCGGCACCCAGATGGGCGGCTGGTTCCGCAAGGAAGTCAAGACCGTGGCCGACCTGAAAGGCACCAAGATGCGCGTCGGCGGCTTCGCCGGCAAGGTGCTCGAGCGCCTGGGCCTGGTGCCGCAGCAGCTGGCCGGCGGCGACATCTATCCGGCGCTGGAAAAAGGCACGATCGACGCCGCCGAGTGGGTCGGCCCCTACGACGACGAGAAGCTCGGCTTCTACAAGGTGGCGCCCTTCTACTACGCACCGGGCTGGTGGGAGGCGGGCGCCTCCTTCTCCTTCTACGTCAATATCAAGGAGTGGGAAAAGCTGCCCAAGGAATACCAGGCCGCGCTCGAAGTGGCGACCTATGAAGCGCACGTCGTGATGCAGGCCGAATACGACGCCAAGAACCCGGCCGCCCTGGCGCGCCTGCTGAAAAACGGCGTCAAGCTGCGCAACTTCCCGAAAGACACGATGGACGCCTGCTACAAGGCCGCCACCGACGTCATGAACGAGGAAGCGGCCAAGAACGCCAAGTTCGCCAAGATCTACGAACCGTGGAAGCGCTTCCGCCAGGACCAGAACCAATGGGCCTCGGTGGCCGAAGCGACCATGCAAAACTACCTGATCAGCGCCGGCCGCGGCGGTAAATAA